The genomic window CTGGTCGCATCATGGTGGGGGTGGCGTTGTTCAACCTGATCCTCGACCCCTTGCTGATCTTCGGTCTGCTGGGTTTCCCGCGCCTGGAGCTGCAGGGGGCGGCCCTGTCCACAGTGATCGCCCGCAGCCTGAGCTTTTTTGCTGCCTTCTACTTTCTCGGCGTGCGCGAGCGCCTTCTGGCGCCACCCAGCAGGGTGCTGGCGCAGCTGTTGGCTTCCTGGCGCGCAGTGCTGGCCGTGGGGCTGCCGGCCATCGCCACCAACGTGATCATTCCGATGGCTGGCGGTGTGGTGGTGGCGCTGGTAGCTGTGCACGGTGCAGATGCGGTGGCGGGTCTTGGTATTGCTCTGCGTATCGAGCCGCTGGCACTGATTGTCTTCTACGCCCTGTCGTCGGTGGTTGGTCCTTTCATGGGGCAGAATGCCGGAGCAGAGAAGCCGGGGCGGATGCAGCTGACCGTCAGCGTGTTGGCCCGTTTCTGTTGCGGATTCGGCCTGTGTCTGGCGCTGGTACTGTTCCTGGTGGGGGAGCCGGTCGCCGGGCTCTTCAGCGACTCGCCGGAGGTCCTGGCGGTGGCCGTGGCCTACCTGACTCTGGTGCCGTTCAGTTACGCCGGCTACGGCTTCGTCATGTCGGCCAATGCGGCGTTCAATGGCCTGGGCCGACCGCTGCCGGCCACGATGATCTCTTTCCTGCGGGTGCTCGGTATCTACCTGCCGCTGGCATGGGTGGGCAATCAGCTGTGGGGGATCACCGGTCTCTTCGCGGCAACGGCGGCGGCCAACCTGATTGTCGGGGCGCTGGCCTGGTGGTGGCTGCGGCGCACCGTGCACGGGTACGGGACCGCTGCCGAAGCGGGAGAGGAGCGCCTCGCCTGACACTGGCCGGAGGCTGCGCAAGCAACTCCGGAGTCCATTCCTCCCCCGTAGCCGTTGGGGGGGTCAAAGCTTTTCTGTCGCCTGCTGCAGCCAGGCCTGGGTCTTTTCGTCCACCAGTGGCATCAGGGTATCCCTTACCCGCTGGTGGTAATTGTTGAGCCACTCCAGTTCCATGGGGGTGAGCAGCAGCTTGTCGATCAGTTTGCGCTCGATCGGTGCCAGGGTGAGTTCTTCAAATTCCAGGAAGCCAGGGTACTGGTCACTCTCCTTCACGAAGATGAGGTTCTCGATGCGGATGCCGTACTGGCCGGTGAGGTAAAAGCCGGGCTCGTTGGAGAGGATCATGCCGGGTTCCAGTGCCACGCCGGTACTTACCTTACCGATCCGCTGCGGCCCCTCGTGTACTGACAGGAAGCTGCCGACGCCGTGGCCGGTGCCGTGGGCATAATCGAGGCCGGCATCCCAGAGCGCCTTGCGCGCAAAGGCGTCCACCTGTTCGCCGCAGGTGCCGGTGGGGAAGCGCAGGGTGGCGAGGGCGATATGACCTTTCAGCACCCGGGTAAAGTGATCCCGGGCCTGCTCGGAGAATTCCCCCAGAGCCACGGTGCGGGTCACGTCGGTGGTGCCGTCCGGGTACTGGCCGCCGGAATCGATCAGGTAGATGCCCTCGGCCTTCATCGGCAGGCTGGACTCGGGGCTGACCCGGTAATGGACGATGGCGCCGTTGGGCCCATAGCCGGAGATGGAGTCGAAGCTGTCGTCAGTAAATCCCTCCCGCTGTTCACGCTTGGCCCGCAGCAGTGCGACCGCCTCCAGTTCACCGAAGCTGCTGTCGGCTACGCCATTGTCCACGGCATCCGGCAGAGCGGCGAGGAATTCGCACAGGGCCGCGCCGTCGCGTTCGTGGGCCGCGCGGCTGCCGGCCAGCTCCACTGGATTCTTAAGGGCCTTGGCGCCGGTGATGGGGTCGCGGTCCATGATCAGTTCCAGATCCATGGCGCGCAGTTGCTGCAGGGTCCAGCAGTTGGTCAGCAGCGGGTCCAGCCAGATGCGTGCCACGTGCTGACGGCGTGCTGCGTCGAACAAGCCGGTTTTGTCATGCGCCAGTTCCACGCCGCTGCCCAGGTGTTCCCGCAGGGCACTGCTGGCGGCCGCCTCGGCCATGTACAGGGTGGCGCTGCCGTCGCGGTAGAGGATGGCGCAGCTCAGGGCCACCGGCAGGTGGGGAATGTCACTGCCGCGGATATTGAACAGCCAGGCGCACACCTCGGGATTGGCCAGCCACAGGGCGTCGGCGCGTTTGTCTTCCAGCCGGTCGGCGATGCGGCGGCGCTTTGCGTCCGAGGTCTCTCCGGTGAAGGTCTCCGGGTGAGGGAGGGCATGGCCGGAAGGTGGGGCCGGGCGATCGCTCCAGATCGCATCGATGGGGTTACTTTCCAGTGGTTGCAGGCCAATTTCCCGCTCCGCCAGGCGCTTTTTCAGCGGTGCCAATCCCGGCTCGGTATGCAGGCGCGGGTCGAAGCCCAGCGTATCGCCAGCTTTCAGGTTGTCGCACAGCCAGCCGGCGATTGCCGATGGGTTGAGGTCCTGCTGCTCCAGCGGCTGATCACCAATCTCTTGCTGGGCCTGGATGGTATAGCGGCCGTCTACGAACAGCGCGGCGTGGTCATTGGCCATGGCGGCGAGGCCGGCGGATCCGGTAAAGCCGGTGAGCCAGGCGAGGCGCTCCTCCGAGGGCGGCACATACTCGTTCTGGTATTCGTCACCCCGGGGTACCAGGAAGCCATTGACCCCCTGGCGTTTCAGCTCCTCTCGCAGCGCTTCCAGACGCTCCCGACTCATAGTCCACCTCTGTTCAAGTTGTGCATCGTGACTCTTGCCCCGGATTCGGTTCGGGCAAAAACCTCAGTCTAACAGCCCCCCTGTTGAGCCCGCCGCCGTGTATAATGCGCGGCTTGTTTTTTGTGCAGATCTGCCGAGTTACCGAATTTAAAGATTATGGGTCAAAGCGCTTCCCTGGCGGGCATTGGCGGCCGCCGCACCTTCGCCATCATTTCCCACCCGGACGCCGGTAAAACCACCGTGACCGAAAAGCTGCTGCTGTTCGGAAATGCCATTCAGCTCGCCGGTTCCGTCAAGGGCAAGAAGGGCCCCCATGCCCGCTCAGACTGGATGACCATGGAGCAGGAGCGGGGCATCTCCGTGACCTCCTCGGTGATGCAGTTCCCCTACAAAGAGCGGGTGGTCAACCTGCTGGACACCCCGGGCCACGAGGACTTCTCCGAAGATACCTACCGGGTACTGACCGCGGTGGACTCCGCGCTGATGGTGATCGACGGCGCCAAGGGTGTCGAGGACCGCACTATCAAGCTGATGAATGTGTGTCGTCTGCGTACCACGCCGATCCTGTCGTTCATCAACAAGCTCGACCGGGATATCCGAGATCCCATCGAGGTGATGGACGAAATCGAGGAAGTGCTGAATATCCAGGCCGCGCCGATCAACTGGCCGCTGGGCTCTGGTCAGCACTTCAAGGGCGTGTACAACCTCTACACCGACACCATTCACGTGTTCAAGCAGGGGCAGGGCCATACCATTCCTGACGACGTGCAGATCAAGGGACTGGACTCCGAGGAGGCCAGCGCGTTGCTCGGTGACGAGGCCGACGATATCCGCGAGGAAATCGAGCTGGTGCGCGGCGCCACGCACGAATTTGACCTGGAAGCCTACCTGGCCGGCAAACTGACCCCGGTGTTCTTCGGTACCGCGCTCGGCAACTTCGGCGTGCGCGAGATGCTGGATGGTTTCGTTGAGTGGGCGCCGGGTCCGCAGCCCCGCGCGACCAACGAGCGCACCGTGGAGCCGTCGGAAGACAAGTTCACCGGCTTCGTATTCAAGATCCAGGCGAACATGGACCCCAAGCACCGCGATCGCATCGCCTTTATGCGAGTCTGCTCCGGCACCTATCGCCGCGGCATGAAGATGAAGCATGTGCGCATCGGTAAGGATGTGAAAATCGCCGACGCAGTAACCTTTATGGCCGGCGACCGCACCCATGTGGAAGAGGCCATCGGTGGCGACATCATCGGCCTGCACAACCACGGCACCATCCAGATCGGTGATACCTTCACCGAGGGCGAGAGTCTCAAGTTCACCGGTATCCCCAACTTTGCGCCGGAACTGTTCCGCCGCATCCGCCTGAAAGACCCGCTGAAACTGAAGCAGCTGCAGAAGGGCCTGCAGCAGTTGTCGGAAGAGGGCTCGACTCAAGTGTTCTTCCCGCTCGACACCAACGACATCATCGTTGGTGCCGTGGGGGTGCTGCAGTTTGAAGTGGTGGCCTACCGTCTCAAAGACGAGTACAAAGTGGAGGCCATCTACGAGAACGTCAACGTGAACACCGCTCGCTGGGTGGACAGTGACAATGCCAAGGAGCTGGACCAGTTCAAGCGCAAGAACAGCACCAACCTGGCTCTGGACGGTTCCGGGCACCTCACCTACCTGGCGCCGACACGGGTCAACCTGTCGCTGGCGGAGGAGCGAAACCCGGATATCCGCTTCTACGCCACCCGGGAGCACTAACGGCAAATAAATTGCGCGCGGCAATCGTAGCCCGGCTGCCGCGAATCGACGGAAGCAGTCATGCGAGAGAAAGATAAAGTGAGCACGATTCCAAAAGAGTTACCGCCGGAAGTTCCGCGCATCGGTAACCGGGTTACTGGCGCTATCGGTCTGTTTGTCATCAAGCTGCTGGGCTGGCGTTTCGATGGCAACCTGCCCGCCGAGAAGAAGCTGATGGTGGCTCTGGCACCACATACTTCCAACTGGGATTTTGTCGTCGCCATGCCGATGATCATGGCCCTGAAGGTCCAGATCTCTTTCATGATGAAGAAAGAGGCTTTCTTCTTCCCGTTCAAGCGCTTTTTCATGTGGCTGGGTGGCCTGCCCACGGATCGCGCCGCCCCCGGCGGCCTGGCCCAGCAGATGGCCCGCGCCTATCGCGAGCGGGACAAGATGTGGATGGCGATTACCCCGGAAGGGACGCGCAAGAAGGTACCCAAGTGGAAGACCGGTTTCCTGCGCATCGCCTACGCCTCCAAGGTGCCGGTGCTGCTGATCGCCTGGGATTTCCCCAACAAGCGCATCGTTGTGGACTCCCTGTATCAGCCTACCGGTGACCTGGAGACGGATCTGCGTGAGATCCAGCGTCGCTTCCACCAATACAAGGGGCGCAAGCCGGAAAACCAGACCGACTTTATCGAAGATGACGAAAAGAGCACGGCTGAATAACCGTGCCGGAGCTCGGTGACCTCACCCCGCTGACCTACCTGCTGCTGA from Microbulbifer aggregans includes these protein-coding regions:
- a CDS encoding MATE family efflux transporter, whose translation is MAIAARNPSLTEGPVAGHLRRLALPMVWGILATMSFNVVDTYFVAQLGSAPLAAMSFSFPVVMVINSFAIGLGAGTSSAVARAFGAGDTARVRRLVTDASLLALLIAVVISAIGLLTIEPLFHLLGAQPEMLPLIADYMVIWYLGAIFAVVPMVALSALRGIGNSAITGRIMVGVALFNLILDPLLIFGLLGFPRLELQGAALSTVIARSLSFFAAFYFLGVRERLLAPPSRVLAQLLASWRAVLAVGLPAIATNVIIPMAGGVVVALVAVHGADAVAGLGIALRIEPLALIVFYALSSVVGPFMGQNAGAEKPGRMQLTVSVLARFCCGFGLCLALVLFLVGEPVAGLFSDSPEVLAVAVAYLTLVPFSYAGYGFVMSANAAFNGLGRPLPATMISFLRVLGIYLPLAWVGNQLWGITGLFAATAAANLIVGALAWWWLRRTVHGYGTAAEAGEERLA
- a CDS encoding aminopeptidase P family protein, which encodes MSRERLEALREELKRQGVNGFLVPRGDEYQNEYVPPSEERLAWLTGFTGSAGLAAMANDHAALFVDGRYTIQAQQEIGDQPLEQQDLNPSAIAGWLCDNLKAGDTLGFDPRLHTEPGLAPLKKRLAEREIGLQPLESNPIDAIWSDRPAPPSGHALPHPETFTGETSDAKRRRIADRLEDKRADALWLANPEVCAWLFNIRGSDIPHLPVALSCAILYRDGSATLYMAEAAASSALREHLGSGVELAHDKTGLFDAARRQHVARIWLDPLLTNCWTLQQLRAMDLELIMDRDPITGAKALKNPVELAGSRAAHERDGAALCEFLAALPDAVDNGVADSSFGELEAVALLRAKREQREGFTDDSFDSISGYGPNGAIVHYRVSPESSLPMKAEGIYLIDSGGQYPDGTTDVTRTVALGEFSEQARDHFTRVLKGHIALATLRFPTGTCGEQVDAFARKALWDAGLDYAHGTGHGVGSFLSVHEGPQRIGKVSTGVALEPGMILSNEPGFYLTGQYGIRIENLIFVKESDQYPGFLEFEELTLAPIERKLIDKLLLTPMELEWLNNYHQRVRDTLMPLVDEKTQAWLQQATEKL
- the prfC gene encoding peptide chain release factor 3; the encoded protein is MGQSASLAGIGGRRTFAIISHPDAGKTTVTEKLLLFGNAIQLAGSVKGKKGPHARSDWMTMEQERGISVTSSVMQFPYKERVVNLLDTPGHEDFSEDTYRVLTAVDSALMVIDGAKGVEDRTIKLMNVCRLRTTPILSFINKLDRDIRDPIEVMDEIEEVLNIQAAPINWPLGSGQHFKGVYNLYTDTIHVFKQGQGHTIPDDVQIKGLDSEEASALLGDEADDIREEIELVRGATHEFDLEAYLAGKLTPVFFGTALGNFGVREMLDGFVEWAPGPQPRATNERTVEPSEDKFTGFVFKIQANMDPKHRDRIAFMRVCSGTYRRGMKMKHVRIGKDVKIADAVTFMAGDRTHVEEAIGGDIIGLHNHGTIQIGDTFTEGESLKFTGIPNFAPELFRRIRLKDPLKLKQLQKGLQQLSEEGSTQVFFPLDTNDIIVGAVGVLQFEVVAYRLKDEYKVEAIYENVNVNTARWVDSDNAKELDQFKRKNSTNLALDGSGHLTYLAPTRVNLSLAEERNPDIRFYATREH
- a CDS encoding 1-acyl-sn-glycerol-3-phosphate acyltransferase; the protein is MREKDKVSTIPKELPPEVPRIGNRVTGAIGLFVIKLLGWRFDGNLPAEKKLMVALAPHTSNWDFVVAMPMIMALKVQISFMMKKEAFFFPFKRFFMWLGGLPTDRAAPGGLAQQMARAYRERDKMWMAITPEGTRKKVPKWKTGFLRIAYASKVPVLLIAWDFPNKRIVVDSLYQPTGDLETDLREIQRRFHQYKGRKPENQTDFIEDDEKSTAE